Below is a window of Populus alba chromosome 2, ASM523922v2, whole genome shotgun sequence DNA.
ATGACACACCAATGTGGCGCACAGGCCCCCTTGGTCCCAAGGTAACTTTCAAGGAAGAAGTTTCTTTTGCTATTCATTAACATTTTACATTTGTGTGCTGTGCCAAGTTGCAACACCGATTGATGATGTTCTTCGCTTCATCCTTTTAGACACTCTGTAATGCCTGTGGGATCAAGTACAGAAAGGAAGAGGAGAAAAGAAGGGCTAGAGAAGCAGCCAAATGGACGAACGGCATTTGGAATGTTTAGAGAGAGCAATGGCGGCATCATCTTATTAAAAGTGATACCATTAAAAGTGATACCATTAAGGGATGATTTGCCCTCTCATGTTTTATAATCGGAAATTTACTTCATCAGAATCCCATGACCGACACATGCTGGAAGGAGCCCAAACCATGTGCCGGAAGATGgcattcatttcatttcaagACTTGCCGGAAAATAGAGGCCGGTTGTTCCCGGCCTCCAGCTTCCTCTTATGCTTGATTTCATTCAGAAACCTATTTCATTAGaacaagtttaaattattaaagtgCCAAAACCAAATTTAAGAGACTGAACCAGTAAGCGGTAGGTAAACTGTTTCCCACAAAGAAGCCCTAAGTTCAACCTGGCGAGATTTATCCCGAGACTTCAGTAACGATCGCAGAccaacaaacaaataaacaacaaagagaTCATAAAAATTGCGAAAAGAAAAACCTAGAACTCTTAGAGATGGCATCTGTCTATCTTTGAATCCCAAAATACTTGGTAACCACGCCAAACACCAAAGGCTATAACAAGAGTATGTCCTAACACAGGAAGAGGAGAGACGAGGTAGAGAAAGTGAGGTCACATTCCAGACTTGCGCAATTCCTCAGCACCGTGTGCAAAGTGGCACCTATCCCCAAAAGTGCAAGATCCTTTGTTGAAGTTCTCACAGATCTTGGTCTTGAAGTTATTTGATCCACCAGAAGAATGCATCGATGAGTTCTTCATGGGAGGTCCAGAGGCTTGACCAACATTTGAAATCAGCTGGCGAACCATATCACTTGCTTGACTGATCTGATCAAATGAACCCTCAAGCTCTATGTTCCTCTTTTTAGGGTCTGTTTCATGCTCCCTTATGGAAAGCTTGGCTCCAGTAGCACGACAGATATGCTTAGAGTTAACACCATTTTTCCCAATGATGGCTCCAGCAAGTGAAGCATCAATACTGATCTTAGTAGTAGCAGATGACCCAAAGCTTGCTGCAGCACCATGACCTTGGTTTGGATGCTCCATGTGCCGACTCATCCTGCCCTGCATTGGCCCCATGGCACGAGGATCATCATATGGAGCAGCAGCCCTGCCCTGCATTTGCCCCATGGCGCGAGGATCATCATATGAAGCAGCAGAAGCCTTCCCAAGCTCCCACTCACCATGGGCAAAATGGCATTTATCACCGAACTTGCAACCCTCAACTGTGTTGTATTTATTGCACAAACGGGACTTCACGGATGGAGGAGAAGAGCGATCTGGAAAAGAAGGGGGTGGGGCACCTTGATTTCTAGAGGCTGGTGGAAGAGCTGGAAGCATTTGGGACACAGCTTTATAGCCACCAGGAACATAATGCAAGAAGTGGCATCCCTCACCAAATGGGCAACCAGAAGTACTGCAAAACAAAAGCATAGAAAAAAGACAGACAATGAGAACTTTTCTGCAGCACCAAATCTATTAAATTACAAGCTCACATTTCTCCAACTAAATGCTGCAagagaatcaaattaaatatcagactcaaaatcaaaactgatgcacaattttatttatttatttattttttctttttttggggggggggtatgagtatatttttttactaaataaagATGGTTTTGATGCACCAAGGTAAAAAGGTTGACTTGCATTCAGAAAAGGGTTGCCAAGGCCATTGGCTCATTGATAGTCTAATGATGCCATAACACGTCTAGAACATATTCCAATTTCATTAGCATATGGAACAACATGAATTAACCAACAATCacttgaaaaaactaaatatatatccATCCCATgcaattttttagaaatgtcattgaAAGTTGAATGCAATCATCACCACCTTAATGAGAATATATTTTAACAGCCCGGTCATTCAACCTTATCTCAGACAACCAAATCAAGCAATGAAGCATTaaacacaaagaaagaaaacaaagcacCAAGTAGCAAGAACAGAGATCATTGCAGCCATCTCAATTAGGCAGATTACCCAatctctataaaaaatatatgaaaaatgttAGCAAATTTGGAAAGCACAATTACAAAATCTAACTTATTAACAGTGTTAGGGAAGGCCTAAAAAATAGGGattcaaaaaatttaactaaaccCATCATCTAAACACAAACACAGAAGTTGACATCAATTGTCAATAAAATTACCCACATCAcaggagacaaaaaaaaaaagctagttaACACAAATCGCAACATTAGTTATTATGAGAAAACACAACATATCACAAACTGATTGAACGCATAACTTATTTTAAGTTTTCAAACCATTTTAGTTTTGAGAACATGGGACAGTTACTAAATTTAAGAGTTCAAGAACCAAAGACCTTTcacaaaatgaacaaaaatttCACTTTAAAAGAACAGATTATTGTGCCTAGCAACatcaaaagtaaaattttacaaatatgTGGCTCTATCAAATGCATTTACAGTAACTGAATCAATATTGCATTAACTCCTAAAACTAAAAGCACCCTAACTTGAATCCTACATATCTAGAATTTCCTACTCATTGCTAATCTAGAAGCATGTCACATTTATTTTTACGTATAATCCCAATTATCTCAATCCCATATCATCCCACCATCTTCCTCCCCATCATCCCAAGCATAAGATCCCATCAAATGGTAAAATTATCTGCTAATCCTTCTCTTTCATTTTCACTGTGGATAAGCATGATTGAATGAGTTTCCATTACTTATCATGACATCCACCTTTTAATGAAACTAATATTAAGAATGTGTTTATAAGTTGCTGATCCTGCATCATCCTCTTGGAATACCCTCACCCCACCCCCCTCTGCAATACTTTAAAACCTTTCATCAATCCCAATACATTCAGTAACCACAAGTCCACTTTCATTCCCAGCAATACCCTCAAGGTTGCTATTGAATTTCAGGCCTTTATGTCTCAGAAAACAGATTACAGGAGAGACATTTTCTTCTGGCTGATAATTGAAAAGCAATGAAAACATTTTTAAGAATGCAAAACAGAGCTACCATATAACCACTTAAGTCATACAAAGATAGTCTTTATTTTGACAGAGCATCATATAAAAGCCAAAAACAAACCCTAGTCCAATGATTGTTGCATTCATCAGTGATGTTATAGGATGCCGAACAAAACAAACATTGCATCtacagaaacaaaatacatcACACATTGAACTACGCTTTTATTCAACTGTCACATGGAGCCTGTTCCGGGCTTTATAAGGCAGTTCTTAGCTACCCATCAATGTATCGTGGCTTTTACTTGCAAAGATTATAGCAAATTATGAATAGCCATTGAGGTGGGCAAGGTTTGCATCCTGTAAAACTTCTTTCAGTTTACTATGTCCGAGCAAGTAGTTATCCAAAAGTACTCTCTGAAATCAACCGTTTCTGTTCAATTGTCTTGGTTATTAGAGGAAAACCTGTACCACAACTTTAACTTCCCAATCCATCAGTCCAAATCACAGTGATTtcaaattgcaattaaaaaaagtttgtaAGAAACCTTATTTTACAATTTATACAGATTACAAATAGATGTACAGCATTTTgactatttattttagataggtTAAGATTTGAACCTGAAAAACTTTGTGCATGGCTTCGATTTGCTTCCTATACCAGTTGAAAAGGACTCCATTTCTGTTGcaccaaaattaattaattttctcagTTAAGATTTCAGTGATTTATTAACCTCCGAGCTTTAAGAAACTCTCTCATCATGTTACTCATTCTCATTACCATTGATAACATGATGATTTTATATGATATAAACAATGCAAATagtaaaattttatagaaatagATAAACTACGTGACCCCATTAAACATTCAAGTATAGATAACAACCCAATAGTAGTTTTCTAAACAATAAAGTGTCTGCCCAAAACAGTCCATcgctcttttaaaaaaaaaaatcccgcactacaaaaacaataaaactagAAGATAATCTAAAACCCTATCTTTTTTAAGCTTTTGATTACCcaccaaaaaaccaaaataaataaatcccatcatctttcaaaaaaaaaattcaactccaacattttcttttcagcCTTTTCTTCACTTGAGCAATTCCGGACACCAAGCAGATTCATTCACATCAGGAACAAGAGCAAGTAATTCAaccaaaaatcaagaaaaataaaataaatttatgcacCCGCCTACCgtattcccaaaaaaaaaaatccattaaccACACTAAaaactaaactagaaaaataaaaaaattataaacaattacCTTCAAAAACAGACTAAAACACATGCCTCAATAATTAAACAGATAatatatttaacaatttaactCTTAATTAATCCTAAAACAAACTTAGcctaattagttaaaaaaattatttaattaactaaCAAATAAATTCCGAGCATTTCCACAGTGACGAACTAACCAAGAAgcacaaattatatatatataaaaaacttaaatgtaatatatatatgtagaagagagagagagagagagagagagagagagatggaaaaataaagaaaaagaatcgtACCTTGTCTGGTCTTTTTGTGGCCGCCATTGCCATTAAAAGCAGCGTCGAGTCTGCCTCTCTTGCGGTGACCACCTCCGAATTCCATTCTCTTTATAAGTAATTTCAGATCCAAAACTCAGTACCCTCTACTACTGCTTCGGCTCCTCCTCCGCTAGCTAACTAGCTACGACGAAGAGAGAAACTTGAGAGGAGAAGagtggagggaaaaaaaatacctgaagagagagaaggagggATACGAGGAAAGTTAGGGTTTgaagtggaggaggaggaggagagagcGGGCGGGGGAGAGAGGGACTTCAAAgggaaataaatgaaaaataagaagCGGAATCgaaaattaggtttaaatggggtttatttatatttagaaaattatgaGAGAGGCGTGCACGTGATGTGGGCGTGCGTGAGGAAGGGGTGATGTTAGAAATTTTGTGAATGAGGTACTGTGTACTCTTCTTTTATACCGTCATGGAGATAGAAAAGTAGTCcttatagttattaaaatttaataattcatcCTTACTGTATTGAAAAATAGTTGTTGAGGACATAACCATCCCAAAACTTGAACAATCTagattaaaacaaatcaaagaaaaatacttgACTAACCCATAAAAAACCTGCTAACTTGATCAAAATCTTATCTTTAactcattaatttttcttgaatattttttgttaaaacaatgcaattttatttttttttaaaatttagatttcaaCCCACCTCTCAAAAtacatctttttaaataataaaaaaatgtcagTGGGTTGAGGGCTAGCTTTTGCCCGGGTCAATccagattttttattaaatcagtcaatttttattttattttttatttatcttgaacCGAACCTCCAAGACCATAGAGGTTTCACAGCTATGCTAAAATGGGACCAAAGCCAGATGTACCGAACGAGAGATTTGGATGGGGTTAGAAAGATGTTTCCCGCAAaggtttaatagtttttttgttttttttttttttctgaaaatatgTTCAAACAGTTGTCTTTCGGAGGTCACATTTATCCTGTGCAACTATTTGTATCAAACACTCAGTAGCCATTATATCTCCTACCATTTGATTCAAATCATTTTGCATCTCAACTCAACCCTTGAGAGGTTTCCAAtcatacaacatgattttatagTTGCACTTTCAGTTATCCTCCAGAACAAAACTGAAGTTACCTGTTAAAGCTTTGTGGGTAGCTCCAGGTCAACAAACAAGCTCATCTCCTTGATGCTGTTTCCCCTAAATGACACAAGAATACGTGGACGATGCCAAGCACAAGCAGCTCGCTAGGTAGCTCGGAAATTCAGGAAATGACAAGCAACCAAGTAACTCGCTAGCTAGCTCGGAAATCCAGGAAATGACGCAGTTTCTGTACGAGCAACTCATAGGTTCCAAAAAGGGGTTTAGTTTTAGTAACCCAATCCTTCTCAAGAAGACCTGCTTTGGTGCTCGTGAGCATCTCATCATGGAAAGCAGACACAATGCTGTAGATTGAGTTGCTTAGCACATCAGCCATGGCACAAGTTTTTGCATCTAGAGGACCACCTCTCTTGTTTGCTGTCGCAACATCTCTTCTTCCTGTACTTGGAGTATTCCATTTAATAGTAACTGGCCCCATCAAATGTTGAGGTTGCAAGCTTGTCTTCTTCCCCATGAAAACTTCAATAGCAAGCAGGCTAGAGATAAGTGTTGAGAGAACAGCAGCATTGCTACCAGTGAGTTGTGCAACCCCAAATCTATCCTCCTCATGTGACCGTTCAGTCAAGAAAGCAACTGCCTTGGCAGACCATGCATACTTCTGTgggaattgaaaaacattattaaattgTCTATGGATTCATATTGGTAAAATAACACACATAAGGTGGCAAAAACCCTCAATCATAGGATGCTTGCAGTACAAGAGATTTCTTCTATCAATAAGCTATTCGAACAGATTTCTAGAAATCAATTTTGAACACTATTTGAAAGTAACAGATGCATTGCAACAGGTTCTGCTGCATCAGACAAGCTTGCTAACCTAGATATAAATGAATGTTAAAAATCAGAGATATCATCTGCCAAACAGCATATTgaaatactagaaaattgacaatTGTATCTGTAATATGATTTGTTTACGAGAAAGCAACATAAAATAACTAcaacaaacattttaaaaacagaatatttaaatataaaaaaatcagcgTCATCAGTGCCAACTTTCCATACCTGAAAGTTGTTTAGTGATTCATAATGTTTTGAATCCAGTTGAGAGTCAGTTGGCGACTGCAATTGATTGGATAATTGATGTGCCTTACCAACATAACAACCTTCCAAGACTTCACGCAAGTTAGATGTAAGCTGTTCCAGAGGCCTCAAGCACGCAGCAACAACTTTTTTGTAAGTCTCACCAGTTTCTTCAAAAAATGCAGCTCGGCGCCAAGCATCTACATTATTCTCACAAACCATACAAAGATCAAGATATGCAAGATACTGCAGAAGAGAATCCGGAATGCTCTCCTCGAGGGCTGCAAGGAGAGGCTCAGTGGGATTTGTCTCTGCTGCTGCGGAACCTTTCGGCGGTGCAAATAAGTACCTTTTTGTGTGTAGCACCTTCATAGTAACAGAAAGATGTCAAGAGAAGTAGGGATTGGGAGAAGATAGACAACTATGTCTAATTATCTTCAAAAGTAAGAGTTAATGCCTGCACATAACCTATTGCAAAGTTATAAACCAAGCAACACAACATAACACAAGCATATAGCCATTTGCAAAGTAATTTTCCTTGCAAGTAATGCAGCAGtgaaacaaataataagatGACAAAGTCGTCCCATATGGTGCCCTATTGCAACAATATTTTGAAACTGATCCataaagatttaaaaacaaaaggataaaaattcaTGAAGCTTGGAGAGGATCAAAGAGTGGCAATCACTCCCGAACTAAAGGTTTGctattttatgttctttttagatttataagACCATTAAAGTGTTGTTCTCTCATTGAAGTAAAATATCCAGAGGATGCATTTGAAGACAGACAGACAGACAGACGCTTCAAAGCCTGCTCTCAAAACTCAAACCTGTACTGGCATCATTGGAAACCCAGGACTTTTAGCACTACTATGCTCTTTTAACTTCCTCaagaaaacattatatattattaaaaaactgaaTCAAGTGAATATCTTTTATTAAGAACATTATtcctataatttaatttaagcacGACAACTAAAAGACAGGCATTTGGTAAATTTTATCCATGAAAGCATTGGCTAGTCCTCATTGagagaaaattttatatatgcCTTTTCTACTGTTTTAACTTTCCAGGGAAGAAAAATGTGGTTGGACATTCAGTTAACTTGTCTCCAAGCAATAAGTATTGGACATTCTCctgtcacaaaaaaaaaaaaaaaaaaaaaaaaaaaaactgtttcttACTTCTTTTCTACTCTTTACTTGTCCAGCATAGAAAAGAAATACCAACAGACATCagatagtgtgtgtgtgtgtgtgtaaagtgTGAAAGGCAAAGTTATGAAGCTTTTTGATTCGTAGACTTATTGAAGTCGCGTTCTATGTAATGGTCTTTGATAAACACAAGCTACAGCAGAAGGCATAAAAAACGATAAGGACATTTACGCTAACCTGGTGTAAATGGTGACTCAATTCCCAACAGAGAAACACAGAAAAGCTCCCAATATACAGAATGATCTGCTCAGTGATGAACTGCCCCATTGTCCCTCCACTTTTAAATTGATCTGGAAGAAACACTAGCAACGCAGCTGAGCATAAGTAAGCCACATTAGAAAGCTTTAAAGCTCGTTTAATTGCCAATGGAAGTCCCATCTTGAAGCTATAGAAAAGAGGACGCTGTCCACAAAGCAACAGAAAATCAGCAATCACAAATCCCACAACTGAGAGCAAACACCAAACAAAATCTTATCCTCTGCATTCACTAATCCTATATGAGTCCTCAATCAAATAATCAGAAAACCAGATTCCAGTCTCAATAACATACTTGGACCACAATTGGAACTTATCATCAGGAAACACAACTTctatcaacaaaaactaaaaccttataCTCACTAATCTTATATACATCTATCCCATTTCAAAAGCCCACAATTCATTTTCAACAACAATCCAATTCAAACATCAAGAACACAACTTTATCAGCAATCACTCACATCAACAACCAACCCAACATaagaatctgaaaaaaaaaacagaaagtaaCAAATGCCACACTTGCATTGATCTTCCACATTACCAGGAAcccatttttcattttcaataacaatgcaATTTCAACATCAAGATCACAACTTTAtcagaaaaatcaacataaaaagaaaaacccagcaAAAAATCAGCCACAGTCACGGACCTGAATAATTGGGAACTCCAAaacccatctttttttataaacaaaatacaacCCGTACAAAACCCCAAACATAAAACCCCTAAACACTAATCTCTCAATCACCTCAACCCCATCAAAACCACAAAAACACACCACTGAAAAAACCCCAGATACCCCAGCAACCACCACAAACACTACAAACGCGGCGGAACTCAGGGTCAACCGGCGAAGACACAAAAGCAAAGCGGACGAGACCGGCGGCGAGCTGGAGAGGGGAGGCGGAGGGGAGTGGTTTTGGAAAGGAGAGGAAGGAAAGAGAGGAGGAGAAGAGGAGGTTAGAGAATGCAAACGTTAAAAATTTGAGAAGTGAAAAAATAAGCTGAGAAGGTGAAAATTTAGGAGTGGCACACAAGGAGAGAAGGAAGAGTTTTGTGAAGAAGTAAATGGTGGTGGACGTGGAAGTTTTCCAAATTAGAAACCATGCGAATCTGTTATTCGCCACTAAttctggtggtggtggtgacatTTTTTTGTTGCGTTCCTTTTCTTATTGAGCAGAAAAGGGGAGAGCTTGAAACTTGAGAGTGGAAGAAGCGGGAATGTCAGCTGGAGTGAAGGAGCACAGAAAAGGGCCCCAAAGATGGTCTTTTGTATTGGGTTATTTTGTTGGGGCTAAGCCCCAATTCAATAGATGAATATTTGATGTTGGGCGTTAGGCCTAGTAAACTCTTACTTTGCGGTCCAAGTTTTTTTATGGTGAGGGTATTTTCGAATATTGCTTagatattaattttgataaataacaaatatatttttttatttttctaatccaacctttccaaaaaaattaaaatttttaaataataaattttattggtactaggtataaataaaaacataataaatagaaataatgaGTAACAAGTagtaagtaaaaataaataaagaaatgatgaGTTGCGTCTTTTATATACACTGTAACATTCACTTGATTTAACAAATGTTATTGCTAATTTGTAtagttcacattttttttaagcacCAATGAATTTTCTACAACGAGATCTATTTATATagtaatatcattttgattataTGAATTAGCTGATTAGTTGAATTTGTTAGTCTGCTTTTAaaggcataatttttttttactttttaatttaaataagatCTGCACTGTTTAACATATAATCATTTACTATATCGATGGagaattcttttatattttcaattgatattgagttgattaaatTAATACCAATAAATATGATGCACAataaaaggatatatatatatatatataaataaaagatttagaCGGTGAAAGGGATCTTCTGCACGCATTTACATATTCAACCCAAGATgagaatattaaaaattaattaatctaccTGCCATCTTGAAcaaccataaatattttttatttgagtgtttggaaatatgattgtatttgtatttttaaaaaaaattaattttttatatgttttgatacactaatctcaaaaataatttttaaaaaataaaaaatatatcattttaatgtatttcgaTATAAAaagtattctaaaaaaaaactgtaattaTACTTTCAAATAGATCCATGGTTTAGAAAGAAAGTGgggtcttttttatattatcaatttactgattttacatgttttttttatcaaagaatttcaattttatctttaaattttttttcaatgataataatgattttaatttgattttattattattattattattcttgtttttttttatcaaaattttatattttttaattatattcttcaaattaaatttataattttatattttttattaataataatgatgatgatactaAACAATAGTAATAATGTTAGTTATAAAAGTAGTAGAAGTAATGATAGCAatcaatagtaataatttttttcaaattcttggGTCTAGGCGTCTAGCACCAACTTTCTTTCCTCTGCTTTCCTGTTCAAGCTGCTGAATCGGGCTCCTCTCtggccatgaaaaaaaaaaaagacgaaagATACTTTCCATGTTTCTTGATGCTGATCTGCTTCCCCTAGAATTCTCCACCGACGCCGCACGTGGTAAAAGGATAGAATTATGATTTATCAAGTTCTAATAAGTTTACAGCTAAAACTCTGAAATATTATGAGATTTAATAACTCATTAAagttattctaaaaataaaacacagagTTTCAAGAGCaaacttatttataataaatattaccaGACTTGAAAGCTTTTCCATTACATTTCATTATCGTGAGTCTGTATCAAACTTAGAAGCTTCAAGAGCAAACACAACCAGACTTGACACAGCCTAATCAAGATCTGCCAAActtatttgtaataaatattaccAAATCCTAGCACCAGAAGAAGAAAGCAATCATTCCTCAACAAGCAAAGGTCATGTTTTCTTCTTGTGGAAACGAGTCATCCTAGAGTACGACTTTTAGAAAGGAAGGTGAAAGCTAGCAATAGCCAACAAGCTGATGGTGCTGGGGCCATTGAGAGAGGGATCTTAGCCTCCTGTTTTGGTTCAAACTAAGGTCCAGCTAATCATACTCTTGCAAGCGCATCGTCTTCTTGCTTTTCCAACCCAATTTCTTCGTGGCTGTCATCAATGTTGATAGGCGTGTACCAGTTGGCACAGAACAAgtaaatcacaaaatcaaagcCTGTTAAGACTGCAATCAGGAAGTAGAACCTGTCCATGTGACCTGTGTTCAAGTCATCTGGGATCCATCCAGGCTTGTCACCTCTAGCTGTAATCTTCATCACCATGCTGACGAGCATGCTGCTGACATAGTTGCCAAGGGAGATCGAAGCCATGCAAAGTGAGCTTCCAAAACTTTTAATCCCGTCCGGTGCTTGCCCGTTAAAGAACTCCAACTGGCCTATATACATGAAAACCTCGGATGCACCGACAAGAACGTATTGTGGAATTTGCCAGAATATGCTTAGTGAGCTAACTTTTTCCCCTTCAGTAACATGCCTGAGCCTTTCAATCTCAGTAGCCCCTGCTGCGAACATTGCTAGCATTCCGATGATGAGTCCGATTCCCATTCTCTGAAGCTCAGTTAACCCCTTGGGATTACCACTTAACCTTCCAGCTAAGGGCACGAGGATTTGGCGATAAATCCCAGTGCAAACAAGGACACTGCAGATATCAAAGGCAGACATGCTAGCTGCTGGCAGGTGAAACTTTCCAGCATCGGAGTTCATGACATCTCCTTGCTCAACAAAGAGGGAGGCCATTTGTGTGAAAACAACAGAGTAAATTATAGTGCATAGCCAAACAGGTAACATTTTAAGAACACATTTAGCTTCCTCTACTTGACTTATTGTGCAAAGCCTCCATGGATTCTTTTGGTGACTTAGATCATCCTCTGTTACTGTTGCTGCCTTGTCCAAAAACCTGAAAATTATTGTAAGAGAAACATAATCAGTAATCACAAATCAATTACCATTCCCTTTCACGGGCATGCTCAAAGCTAAAAACTATAGCTATCAACCTTACACAAACCTTATTCCAATGTGGCTTTGCCTCG
It encodes the following:
- the LOC118031972 gene encoding zinc finger CCCH domain-containing protein 14; translation: MEFGGGHRKRGRLDAAFNGNGGHKKTRQEMESFSTGIGSKSKPCTKFFSTSGCPFGEGCHFLHYVPGGYKAVSQMLPALPPASRNQGAPPPSFPDRSSPPSVKSRLCNKYNTVEGCKFGDKCHFAHGEWELGKASAASYDDPRAMGQMQGRAAAPYDDPRAMGPMQGRMSRHMEHPNQGHGAAASFGSSATTKISIDASLAGAIIGKNGVNSKHICRATGAKLSIREHETDPKKRNIELEGSFDQISQASDMVRQLISNVGQASGPPMKNSSMHSSGGSNNFKTKICENFNKGSCTFGDRCHFAHGAEELRKSGM
- the LOC118032005 gene encoding uncharacterized protein — translated: HSLTSSSPPLFPSSPFQNHSPPPPLSSSPPVSSALLLCLRRLTLSSAAFVVFVVVAGVSGVFSVVCFCGFDGVEVIERLVFRGFMFGVLYGLYFVYKKRWVLEFPIIQRPLFYSFKMGLPLAIKRALKLSNVAYLCSAALLVFLPDQFKSGGTMGQFITEQIILYIGSFSVFLCWELSHHLHQVLHTKRYLFAPPKGSAAAETNPTEPLLAALEESIPDSLLQYLAYLDLCMVCENNVDAWRRAAFFEETGETYKKVVAACLRPLEQLTSNLREVLEGCYVGKAHQLSNQLQSPTDSQLDSKHYESLNNFQKYAWSAKAVAFLTERSHEEDRFGVAQLTGSNAAVLSTLISSLLAIEVFMGKKTSLQPQHLMGPVTIKWNTPSTGRRDVATANKRGGPLDAKTCAMADVLSNSIYSIVSAFHDEMLTSTKAGLLEKDWVTKTKPLFGTYELLVQKLRHFLDFRAS